In the Maribacter sp. MJ134 genome, one interval contains:
- a CDS encoding Gfo/Idh/MocA family protein: MSNKNFILKNTSRRSFVKKTTAAAAGFMIVPRHVLGGQGYVAPSDMLNIAGIGAGGKGHSDIASFAESPNVNIVALCDVDDRQAVKSREAFPKASYYNDFRKMLDKERDNIDAVSVSTPDHNHAVAAYKAMQMGKHVYVQKPLTHDIWEARMLTEAAKEFKVVTQMGNQGGSGDGVRKMKEIYDTGIIGDVHTVKCWTNRAIWPQALQTPVKKDKIPKGLNWDLWLGTAEMRDYNNAYLPFDWRGWSDFGTGALGDMACHIMDPVYRILPILYPNAVECSVSDSFSGNFQYKDYPKSFPNSSKIHLSYPRTDGKGTIKVSWMDGGLLPERPEELGDDEALGNWDGGVLFIGDKGKLMADCYGANPRLLPLSLNEQFEVEETIARVPEGHYLQWVNACMAGYGNAETSSSFDYAGPFTESILIGNLALKSYFEVDPAAENKSFWGGGKQYYGRKRLRWDAENMKVTNFEPANKFVKRNYRNGYTLG, translated from the coding sequence ATGTCTAACAAAAATTTCATTTTAAAAAATACCTCCAGAAGGTCCTTTGTAAAGAAAACTACCGCTGCCGCCGCAGGTTTTATGATCGTACCAAGACATGTCTTAGGCGGACAAGGGTATGTTGCCCCAAGTGATATGTTGAACATTGCCGGTATTGGCGCCGGAGGAAAGGGCCACAGTGATATTGCTTCTTTCGCAGAAAGTCCCAATGTAAATATTGTGGCGTTATGTGATGTAGATGATAGACAAGCGGTAAAATCACGGGAAGCATTTCCAAAAGCTAGCTACTACAATGATTTTAGGAAAATGTTGGACAAGGAGAGAGACAATATCGATGCCGTCTCGGTTTCTACTCCGGATCACAACCACGCCGTTGCAGCGTATAAAGCCATGCAAATGGGCAAACACGTTTATGTGCAAAAGCCACTGACCCATGATATTTGGGAGGCTAGAATGTTGACCGAAGCAGCCAAAGAATTTAAAGTAGTTACGCAAATGGGTAACCAGGGAGGTTCTGGTGATGGCGTAAGAAAAATGAAAGAAATTTATGATACCGGAATTATAGGGGATGTACATACGGTAAAATGCTGGACCAACAGAGCTATTTGGCCACAAGCCCTGCAAACTCCTGTAAAAAAAGATAAAATACCAAAAGGCCTCAATTGGGATCTTTGGTTGGGTACTGCTGAAATGCGCGATTATAATAATGCGTATCTCCCTTTTGATTGGAGAGGATGGTCAGATTTTGGAACAGGTGCCCTCGGGGATATGGCCTGTCATATTATGGATCCCGTTTATAGAATACTCCCAATTTTATATCCAAACGCTGTTGAGTGCAGCGTCTCTGATTCTTTTAGCGGTAATTTTCAATATAAGGATTATCCAAAAAGCTTTCCGAACTCCAGCAAAATACACCTAAGCTATCCCAGAACGGATGGGAAGGGCACTATAAAAGTATCTTGGATGGACGGTGGACTTTTACCTGAAAGACCAGAGGAATTAGGAGATGACGAAGCTTTGGGCAACTGGGATGGCGGTGTGCTATTCATTGGAGATAAAGGAAAGCTAATGGCGGACTGTTACGGAGCCAATCCAAGGTTGTTACCCTTATCACTTAATGAACAGTTCGAGGTAGAGGAAACGATAGCCCGTGTTCCAGAGGGACACTATTTACAATGGGTAAATGCTTGTATGGCCGGTTATGGCAATGCTGAAACAAGTTCTTCTTTTGATTATGCAGGACCGTTTACAGAAAGTATCCTAATTGGAAACTTGGCCCTTAAATCCTATTTTGAGGTAGATCCCGCAGCAGAAAACAAAAGTTTCTGGGGAGGCGGCAAACAGTACTACGGAAGAAAACGTTTACGGTGGGATGCCGAAAACATGAAAGTAACTAATTTTGAACCTGCCAATAAATTCGTGAAACGAAATTACAGGAATGGTTATACATTAGGATAA
- a CDS encoding porin family protein, with translation MYKIDNNRKRAMIVIALFSFLVYDGNAQETTFGLKGGLNYSSVVGDLTDGIKFRFSGHGGLFLEIAFSEKFQLQPELLYSSQGFQFSTDLASIQNGGSTGEENDFRTNVQLNYLTIPLLGKFALNDRYALEFGPQFGFLLNQVTKIKNLDEQDGTNTNERSSVSGDFQLDYGVAAGVAMRINDNISLAPRFYIGIRNRLNGLPNAQNYNVALQFSANYSFR, from the coding sequence ATGTACAAAATTGATAATAATAGAAAAAGAGCTATGATTGTCATAGCTCTTTTTTCGTTTTTGGTTTATGATGGTAATGCCCAGGAGACCACTTTTGGATTAAAGGGCGGGCTAAATTATTCCTCCGTTGTTGGGGATTTAACGGACGGTATAAAATTTCGTTTCTCAGGTCATGGAGGACTCTTTTTGGAAATAGCTTTTTCCGAGAAGTTTCAGTTGCAGCCAGAACTCCTATATTCTTCTCAAGGGTTTCAATTTAGTACGGATTTAGCTTCTATTCAAAATGGAGGTTCTACGGGCGAAGAAAATGATTTTAGAACCAATGTGCAGTTGAACTACTTAACTATTCCATTATTAGGGAAATTTGCATTGAACGATAGGTATGCCTTGGAATTTGGGCCACAATTCGGGTTTTTGCTCAACCAAGTAACCAAAATCAAGAATTTGGACGAGCAAGATGGTACTAATACTAATGAAAGAAGCTCCGTCTCAGGAGATTTTCAGTTGGATTACGGTGTTGCTGCGGGAGTGGCTATGCGTATAAACGATAACATTTCGTTAGCGCCTAGATTTTATATTGGCATTAGAAATCGGCTGAACGGATTACCCAATGCTCAGAACTACAATGTTGCACTACAGTTTTCTGCGAATTATAGTTTTCGCTGA
- a CDS encoding N-acyl homoserine lactonase family protein — protein sequence MKKALVILAISFTFFSCKEVKKEERKAEIVKPELKLYTFSGGTVMVNNLELFSQDTTYQGQTKEFADPFYVISHPQGNLMWDAGLPEMLVPMPEPYTDPSGAFTVSRKDSVVNQLKTIGMTPDDITYLGLSHTHFDHSGHANAISNATWLVQGSEYDMITSEEIRNSENAGLYEAIKELKNVKKLNGDFDVFGDGSVIIKSMPGHTPGHQVLFLDMPENGPTLLTGDLYHLYENREHKRVPSFNFDVEQTLSSMDAFEALAKEKNAKVYLQHQKEDFNKMPKAPKYLN from the coding sequence ATGAAAAAAGCACTAGTTATACTTGCGATATCTTTTACTTTTTTTTCTTGTAAAGAGGTAAAAAAGGAAGAAAGGAAAGCTGAAATAGTAAAACCCGAACTGAAGCTCTACACTTTTAGCGGTGGAACCGTAATGGTTAATAATCTGGAGTTATTTTCTCAAGATACTACGTACCAAGGTCAGACCAAAGAATTTGCGGATCCATTTTATGTTATTAGCCATCCTCAGGGAAATCTAATGTGGGACGCAGGCTTGCCAGAAATGTTAGTTCCCATGCCAGAACCCTATACAGATCCAAGCGGTGCTTTTACCGTATCTAGAAAGGATTCGGTCGTGAATCAATTGAAAACAATAGGTATGACACCGGATGATATCACGTACCTAGGACTATCCCACACCCATTTTGATCATAGTGGTCACGCCAATGCCATTAGTAATGCCACTTGGCTGGTTCAAGGTTCAGAGTATGATATGATTACAAGTGAAGAAATCAGGAATAGCGAGAATGCAGGACTGTATGAGGCCATTAAAGAACTCAAAAACGTTAAAAAACTAAATGGAGATTTTGATGTATTTGGGGACGGTAGCGTTATTATTAAATCCATGCCAGGTCATACACCAGGGCATCAGGTTTTATTTTTGGATATGCCAGAGAATGGTCCCACATTGTTGACTGGAGATTTATATCACTTATATGAAAATAGGGAACACAAGAGGGTTCCAAGTTTTAACTTCGATGTAGAGCAAACCCTATCCAGTATGGATGCGTTTGAAGCTTTAGCGAAGGAGAAAAATGCGAAAGTATACTTACAGCATCAAAAAGAAGATTTTAATAAAATGCCTAAGGCACCAAAATATTTAAACTAG
- the sufD gene encoding Fe-S cluster assembly protein SufD: MDLKDKLISSFMAFENNVDVEHPVHDVRTEAIKNFEAKGFPNKKEEAWKYTSLNSLQKIDFSIFPKQDNALEYKDVKKYFIHDIDTYKIVFIDGVYSSHLSETTHDGVDICLMSSALTKPMYKQIIDVYFNKVASKDESLTTLNTAFSREGAYIYIPKNKMPKKPVEILNFATGNEASLMLQPRNLVIVEENAEVQIIERHQSLTSNEVLTNAVTEIYAAENAIIDYYKIQNDAAKASLIDNTYINQKSKSNVSVHTFSFGGKLTRNNLNFFQNGEYMDSTMKGVTILGDKQHVDHHTLVHHIEPNCESHQDYKGIYGDSSTGVFNGKIIVDKIAQKTNAFQQNNNILVSDKATINTKPQLEIFADDVKCSHGCTIGQLDEDALFYMQTRGIPKKEARALLMYAFANNVLESVRIPELKARINKLIAKKLGVNLGFDL; the protein is encoded by the coding sequence ATGGATTTAAAAGATAAATTAATTTCTTCTTTTATGGCCTTTGAGAACAATGTGGACGTAGAACATCCTGTTCACGATGTGCGTACGGAAGCCATAAAGAATTTTGAAGCAAAGGGGTTTCCGAACAAGAAGGAAGAAGCCTGGAAATATACTTCGTTGAACAGTCTCCAGAAAATAGATTTCAGCATTTTTCCTAAACAGGACAACGCACTTGAATATAAGGATGTCAAAAAATATTTTATCCATGATATAGATACCTACAAAATTGTCTTTATTGATGGAGTTTATAGTTCGCACTTATCCGAAACTACACACGATGGGGTAGATATCTGTTTAATGAGTTCGGCCTTGACCAAACCCATGTACAAACAGATTATAGATGTATACTTTAATAAGGTCGCCTCAAAAGACGAGTCCTTAACAACGTTAAATACGGCTTTCAGTAGAGAGGGAGCTTACATCTATATTCCAAAGAATAAGATGCCAAAAAAACCGGTGGAGATTTTAAACTTTGCCACAGGGAACGAGGCATCGCTAATGCTGCAACCAAGAAACCTTGTTATTGTAGAGGAGAATGCGGAAGTTCAGATTATAGAACGTCATCAAAGTCTTACTTCTAACGAAGTGCTTACCAATGCCGTTACAGAGATTTATGCTGCGGAAAATGCGATAATAGACTACTATAAAATCCAAAATGACGCTGCTAAGGCTTCTTTGATAGATAATACTTATATCAATCAAAAGAGTAAAAGTAATGTGAGCGTACATACCTTTTCTTTTGGCGGTAAACTAACACGTAACAATCTTAATTTCTTTCAAAATGGCGAGTACATGGACTCTACCATGAAGGGAGTTACCATATTGGGAGACAAACAACATGTGGACCATCATACTTTGGTGCATCATATTGAACCTAATTGTGAAAGTCATCAAGATTATAAAGGAATTTATGGCGATAGTTCTACCGGGGTTTTTAACGGTAAAATCATTGTAGACAAGATAGCGCAGAAGACCAACGCCTTTCAACAAAATAACAATATCCTTGTTAGTGATAAGGCAACGATCAATACGAAACCGCAATTAGAAATTTTTGCGGATGATGTAAAATGTTCCCACGGTTGTACAATTGGTCAATTAGATGAAGATGCGCTTTTTTACATGCAAACAAGGGGTATTCCTAAGAAGGAGGCACGCGCACTTTTAATGTACGCTTTTGCCAACAATGTTTTGGAAAGTGTTCGTATTCCTGAACTTAAAGCTAGAATCAATAAACTAATTGCCAAGAAATTAGGGGTTAATCTAGGATTTGACTTATAG
- a CDS encoding aminotransferase class V-fold PLP-dependent enzyme encodes MLNVTKIRKDFPILEREVNGKPLVYLDNAATSQTPQQVIATIVDYYQNYNANIHRGVHALSQEATDKYEQARIKIQKHFNAAKTHEIIFTSGTTHSINIVANGFSSLIGKGDEILVSAMEHHSNIVPWQMLCERTGATLRVIPMNQDGELLMEVYDDLLSKKTKLVFCNHISNALGTINPIVEIINKAHAVGAAVLIDGAQAAPHLVADVQKLDVDFYTVSAHKICGPTGVGMLYGKEEWLSKLPPYQGGGEMIAEVTFEKTTYADLPHKFEAGTPNICGGIAFGAALDYMNAIGFDAIAAYENDLLAYATAALLEIEGLKIYGTAKNKTSVISFNIEGLHPYDIGSILDKLGVAVRTGHHCAQPIMDFYGIPGTVRASFSFYNTREEVDVLVNSVRLAKNMLL; translated from the coding sequence ATGTTGAACGTAACGAAAATTCGAAAAGATTTCCCCATTTTAGAACGTGAGGTCAATGGTAAACCACTGGTTTATTTAGATAATGCGGCTACCTCACAGACCCCACAACAGGTGATAGCTACAATAGTGGACTACTACCAGAATTACAACGCTAACATACATAGGGGTGTTCATGCACTATCGCAAGAGGCTACCGATAAATACGAGCAAGCACGTATAAAGATTCAAAAACATTTTAATGCGGCTAAAACGCATGAAATTATCTTTACCTCTGGCACTACCCATAGTATTAACATCGTTGCGAACGGTTTTTCTTCCCTGATTGGAAAAGGAGATGAAATCCTTGTCTCCGCAATGGAACACCACTCTAATATCGTACCCTGGCAAATGCTATGCGAACGTACAGGGGCAACACTAAGAGTTATTCCTATGAATCAAGATGGAGAGCTTTTAATGGAGGTGTATGATGATTTACTTTCCAAAAAAACAAAGCTGGTATTCTGTAATCACATTTCAAACGCGTTAGGAACTATTAACCCTATTGTAGAAATAATAAACAAAGCCCATGCAGTGGGTGCAGCTGTGCTAATAGATGGGGCCCAAGCAGCACCGCATTTAGTGGCAGACGTTCAAAAACTGGATGTGGATTTCTATACGGTTTCCGCACATAAAATATGTGGACCCACAGGAGTTGGTATGTTATATGGCAAAGAAGAATGGCTTAGCAAACTACCACCTTACCAAGGAGGTGGCGAAATGATTGCAGAAGTTACTTTTGAGAAAACTACCTATGCGGACTTGCCTCATAAATTTGAAGCAGGTACACCGAATATTTGTGGTGGTATAGCCTTTGGCGCAGCCTTGGACTATATGAACGCGATTGGTTTTGATGCCATAGCAGCTTACGAAAATGATTTGTTAGCGTATGCCACTGCCGCATTGCTAGAAATAGAGGGGCTCAAAATTTACGGAACCGCAAAAAATAAGACCTCTGTTATTTCTTTTAATATTGAGGGTTTGCATCCCTATGATATAGGAAGTATTTTGGATAAACTGGGGGTTGCCGTGAGAACAGGACATCACTGTGCACAACCCATTATGGATTTTTACGGAATTCCGGGTACTGTAAGGGCCAGCTTTAGCTTTTATAATACCAGAGAAGAGGTAGATGTTCTGGTCAATAGTGTTAGACTAGCAAAGAATATGTTGCTTTAA
- a CDS encoding choice-of-anchor B family protein — protein sequence MSHMKLLRLFSLLLVISSCSVNEVLDDLEVIENPEIPEATMNETPCENGMAGDFPCSGYDLVGRIPISTFQAQSGNDIWGWTDTTTGKEYALMGLDNGIAFIDVSDSEYLVYLGKLPTATSSSSWRDIKVYQDHAYIVAEANNHGVQVFDLTRLRNVANAPQTFSEDGRYTAIGNAHNIVINEESGFAYPVGTDRNDVFNGGVHFLDLQNPKVPIAAGGWGENGYTHDAQVVTYTGPDADYAGTEIFVGANEDQVVVVDVSNKNNPMELATLPYPNIGYTHQGWFTEDQRYFILGDELDEVNSGFRSRTLVFDMTDLDNPVLHDTYLGPTSAIDHNGYVLGNEFFLANYTAGVRVLDISQIEGKNISEIGFFDTYPSDDNTLFDGVWSVYPYFESGKILVSDINGGFFIIKKSN from the coding sequence ATGAGTCACATGAAACTACTACGACTTTTTTCTTTGCTATTGGTTATTTCTTCTTGTTCCGTAAATGAAGTGCTTGATGATCTTGAAGTAATCGAGAATCCTGAAATTCCAGAAGCTACTATGAACGAAACGCCGTGCGAAAATGGTATGGCCGGTGATTTTCCTTGTAGCGGATATGATCTAGTGGGAAGAATACCGATAAGCACCTTTCAAGCGCAATCCGGTAATGATATTTGGGGGTGGACAGATACTACCACCGGTAAGGAATACGCACTTATGGGATTGGATAATGGCATAGCTTTCATAGATGTCTCTGATTCGGAATACTTAGTTTATTTAGGGAAGTTGCCTACGGCCACCTCTTCAAGTTCTTGGAGAGACATCAAAGTATATCAAGACCATGCTTATATCGTGGCAGAGGCAAATAATCATGGGGTTCAGGTTTTTGATTTAACAAGATTAAGAAATGTAGCAAATGCTCCGCAGACTTTTTCGGAGGACGGTAGATATACCGCTATTGGTAATGCCCATAATATCGTAATTAATGAAGAGAGCGGTTTTGCTTACCCTGTTGGTACGGATCGCAATGATGTTTTTAATGGTGGTGTTCACTTCTTAGATTTGCAAAACCCTAAGGTGCCTATTGCTGCAGGTGGATGGGGCGAAAACGGTTATACCCATGATGCACAGGTGGTCACTTATACGGGACCGGATGCGGACTATGCGGGTACCGAAATTTTTGTGGGAGCTAATGAAGACCAAGTAGTGGTGGTAGATGTATCAAATAAAAATAATCCTATGGAACTTGCTACCTTACCTTATCCCAATATTGGGTATACCCATCAGGGATGGTTTACGGAGGATCAGCGCTATTTTATCCTAGGCGACGAGCTGGATGAGGTGAATTCTGGCTTTAGATCTAGAACGCTTGTTTTTGATATGACCGATTTGGACAATCCCGTGTTACACGATACCTATCTTGGTCCTACAAGCGCTATTGACCATAACGGCTATGTTTTAGGGAATGAGTTTTTCCTTGCAAATTATACCGCCGGAGTCCGCGTTTTGGATATTTCACAGATTGAAGGGAAGAATATTTCTGAAATAGGTTTTTTTGACACCTATCCTAGTGACGACAATACCCTATTTGACGGGGTTTGGAGTGTGTATCCTTACTTTGAAAGTGGAAAAATATTGGTAAGTGATATTAATGGCGGTTTCTTTATAATTAAAAAATCCAACTAA
- the sufB gene encoding Fe-S cluster assembly protein SufB, producing the protein MAYTEEELKKELETKEYEYGFYTDLKSDTFPKGLSEDIVRAISKKKNEPEWMTEWRLDAYRIWEGMEEPEWANVRYEKPDFQAISYYSAPKKADPNKTLDDVDPELLAMYKKLGISVDEQKKLQNVAVDIVVDSVSVATTFQKTLAEKGIIFMPISEAIQEHPELVKKYMGTVVPKKDNFYAALNSAVFTDGSFCYIPKGVRCPMELSTYFRINEGGTGQFERTLVIADESSYVSYLEGCTAPSRDENQLHAAVVELIALDDAEIKYSTVQNWFPGNAEGKGGVYNFVTKRGICENNAKISWTQVETGSAVTWKYPSCILKGNNAVGEFYSIAVTNNYQQADTGTKMIHLGKNTKSTIISKGISAGKSQNSYRGLVQIGSRAENARNFSQCDSLLMGNECGAHTFPYIEAKNKSAQIEHEATTSKIGEDQIFYCNQRGIDTEKAIALIVNGFSKEVLNKLPMEFAVEAQKLLEISLEGSVG; encoded by the coding sequence ATGGCATATACTGAAGAGGAGTTAAAGAAAGAACTGGAAACCAAAGAATACGAATATGGTTTCTACACAGATTTAAAGTCAGATACCTTTCCGAAAGGTTTGAGTGAAGATATTGTTCGTGCTATATCCAAAAAGAAAAACGAACCGGAGTGGATGACAGAATGGCGACTAGATGCATACCGTATCTGGGAAGGCATGGAAGAACCCGAGTGGGCCAACGTACGTTATGAAAAACCGGATTTTCAGGCTATAAGCTATTATTCCGCTCCCAAAAAAGCGGACCCTAATAAAACTCTGGACGATGTAGACCCTGAGCTGTTGGCCATGTACAAGAAATTAGGAATTTCCGTAGATGAGCAAAAGAAGTTACAGAACGTTGCGGTAGACATTGTGGTAGATTCGGTCTCAGTAGCAACTACATTTCAAAAAACATTAGCTGAAAAGGGTATTATTTTCATGCCTATTTCGGAAGCCATACAAGAGCACCCAGAACTGGTTAAAAAATACATGGGTACGGTTGTTCCCAAAAAAGATAATTTTTATGCTGCTTTAAATTCTGCCGTTTTCACCGATGGGTCTTTCTGTTATATTCCTAAAGGCGTAAGATGCCCCATGGAATTATCTACCTATTTTAGAATTAACGAAGGTGGTACCGGTCAGTTTGAGCGTACTTTGGTCATCGCAGATGAAAGTAGTTATGTCAGTTATTTGGAGGGTTGTACGGCACCATCCCGTGATGAGAATCAACTGCATGCTGCGGTAGTGGAGCTTATTGCGCTAGATGATGCGGAAATCAAATATTCTACGGTACAGAACTGGTTTCCAGGAAATGCCGAAGGAAAAGGGGGTGTCTACAATTTCGTAACAAAGCGCGGTATCTGTGAGAACAACGCTAAAATTTCTTGGACACAGGTAGAAACAGGTTCTGCGGTAACATGGAAATACCCTTCCTGTATTTTAAAAGGGAATAATGCCGTTGGAGAATTTTATTCCATTGCCGTAACCAATAATTACCAGCAAGCGGACACTGGGACTAAAATGATCCACTTAGGAAAAAACACAAAAAGTACCATTATATCAAAAGGTATTTCTGCCGGAAAATCTCAAAATAGTTATAGAGGTTTGGTGCAGATCGGTTCTAGGGCAGAAAACGCCCGTAATTTTTCACAGTGCGATTCGCTTCTAATGGGTAATGAATGTGGCGCACACACCTTCCCATACATTGAAGCTAAGAACAAGTCGGCCCAAATAGAACATGAGGCTACGACAAGTAAAATTGGTGAAGACCAAATTTTTTATTGCAATCAGAGAGGAATCGATACTGAAAAAGCTATAGCGCTTATTGTGAACGGATTTAGTAAGGAGGTATTGAACAAACTTCCTATGGAGTTTGCCGTAGAGGCCCAAAAATTATTGGAGATCAGTTTAGAAGGTTCTGTAGGGTAA
- a CDS encoding iron-sulfur cluster assembly protein: protein MSEDNIAEDSAVLGDKIVRVLKTIYDPEIPVDIYELGLIYDVLVNEDTEVKILMTLTSPNCPVAETLPVEVEEKVKSINEIKDAEVEITFDPPWTQDLMSEEAKLELGML, encoded by the coding sequence ATGAGCGAAGATAATATAGCAGAAGATAGTGCAGTCTTAGGTGATAAAATCGTTAGAGTATTGAAAACGATTTATGACCCTGAAATTCCCGTAGATATTTATGAGCTAGGGCTTATTTATGATGTTCTGGTCAACGAAGATACAGAGGTTAAGATTTTGATGACCTTAACTTCACCTAATTGTCCTGTTGCAGAAACATTGCCTGTAGAGGTAGAAGAAAAGGTAAAATCTATAAATGAAATTAAGGATGCGGAGGTAGAAATTACCTTTGATCCACCTTGGACCCAAGATTTAATGAGCGAAGAGGCTAAATTGGAACTGGGAATGCTCTAA
- the sufC gene encoding Fe-S cluster assembly ATPase SufC, whose translation MLTIKDLHAQVEDKEILKGINLEVKAGEVHAIMGPNGSGKSTLASVIAGKEEFEVTQGSVSLNGEDLEDVAPEERAHKGVFLSFQYPVEIPGVSVTNFMKTAINESRKARGLEDMPANEMLKLIREKSELLEIDRKFLSRSLNQGFSGGEKKRNEIFQMAMLEPKVAILDETDSGLDIDALRIVANGVNKLKSKDNAVIVITHYQRLLDYIVPDFVHVLHNGKIVKSGGKELALELEEKGYDWIKQEAAV comes from the coding sequence ATGTTGACGATTAAAGATTTACATGCTCAAGTAGAGGATAAAGAGATTTTAAAAGGAATAAACCTAGAAGTTAAAGCGGGTGAAGTACACGCAATAATGGGTCCCAACGGTTCTGGAAAAAGTACGTTGGCTTCTGTTATCGCAGGGAAAGAAGAATTTGAGGTAACTCAAGGTTCTGTTTCATTGAACGGTGAGGATTTGGAAGATGTTGCTCCGGAAGAAAGAGCACATAAGGGCGTGTTTCTTTCGTTTCAATATCCTGTGGAAATTCCGGGCGTGTCCGTAACAAACTTCATGAAGACGGCCATTAACGAGTCTAGAAAGGCAAGAGGCCTGGAAGATATGCCGGCCAATGAGATGTTAAAGCTAATTCGTGAGAAATCAGAGTTGTTAGAGATAGACAGAAAGTTTCTTTCACGTTCTTTAAACCAAGGTTTTTCCGGAGGAGAGAAAAAAAGAAACGAAATTTTTCAAATGGCAATGTTAGAACCTAAGGTGGCCATCTTGGACGAAACGGATTCCGGTTTGGACATAGACGCTCTAAGAATTGTGGCGAACGGGGTGAATAAATTAAAGAGTAAGGATAACGCGGTAATCGTTATTACACACTATCAAAGACTTTTAGATTATATAGTTCCTGATTTTGTTCACGTACTACATAACGGTAAAATTGTAAAATCTGGAGGTAAGGAATTGGCACTGGAACTAGAGGAGAAAGGATACGATTGGATTAAGCAAGAGGCTGCCGTTTAG
- a CDS encoding SufE family protein, producing MNIKEIQDEIVDEFSMFEDWMQRYEYMIELGKSLPLIEDEFKTDDNIIKGCQSKVWVHATLEENKLIFTADSDAIITKGIIAILIRAFSNQKPKDIIDADTEFIDEIGLKEHLSPTRANGLVSMIKQIKLYAVAYQTQIN from the coding sequence ATGAATATCAAGGAGATACAAGATGAAATAGTAGATGAATTTTCGATGTTCGAAGATTGGATGCAGCGCTATGAATATATGATAGAGTTGGGAAAATCCCTGCCCTTAATTGAAGATGAATTTAAGACGGATGATAATATCATCAAAGGTTGTCAAAGTAAAGTCTGGGTACATGCTACCTTAGAGGAGAATAAATTGATTTTTACTGCCGACAGCGATGCGATAATCACCAAAGGAATTATTGCTATTTTAATACGGGCATTCAGCAATCAAAAGCCAAAGGACATTATTGACGCCGATACCGAATTTATTGATGAAATAGGGCTTAAGGAACACTTATCACCTACAAGGGCAAATGGTCTTGTGAGCATGATAAAACAGATTAAATTATATGCGGTGGCATATCAAACACAAATAAACTAA
- a CDS encoding HesB/IscA family protein yields the protein MIQVSETAKLKVINLMTEEGFDATKDYVRVGVKSGGCSGLSYELDFDDKMAETDKVFEDNDVRIIVDKKSFLYLVGTVLEYSGGLNGKGFVFNNPNAQRTCGCGESFSL from the coding sequence ATGATTCAAGTATCGGAAACGGCAAAATTGAAGGTCATCAACCTCATGACAGAAGAAGGTTTTGACGCAACTAAAGATTACGTTCGCGTAGGTGTAAAGAGTGGTGGATGCAGTGGATTGTCCTACGAACTGGACTTTGATGATAAAATGGCAGAAACCGATAAGGTTTTTGAAGATAACGATGTACGTATCATCGTAGATAAAAAGAGCTTTTTATATCTCGTAGGAACGGTGTTGGAGTATTCCGGTGGTTTGAACGGTAAAGGATTTGTTTTTAACAACCCCAATGCACAGCGAACTTGCGGTTGTGGAGAGAGTTTTTCATTGTAG
- a CDS encoding four helix bundle protein, which yields MYKSFEDLDVYQAAIVFTGKVYVLLKKQPLKSDFAMVDQIRRATISISNNIAEGFERETDKELIRYLYFSKGSAGEVRSLFNVMLEINYFEKEELKEYKNEVLNISKQLANYIKFVKKRMV from the coding sequence ATGTATAAGTCGTTTGAAGATTTAGATGTTTATCAAGCGGCAATAGTTTTTACAGGTAAGGTTTATGTGTTGCTTAAAAAGCAACCGTTAAAAAGTGATTTTGCAATGGTTGACCAAATAAGGCGAGCAACCATTTCAATTTCGAATAATATAGCGGAAGGATTTGAAAGAGAAACAGACAAAGAATTAATACGATATCTTTATTTTTCTAAGGGTTCAGCTGGCGAAGTAAGGAGTCTTTTCAATGTAATGTTGGAGATTAATTATTTTGAAAAAGAAGAATTAAAAGAATATAAGAACGAGGTTTTGAATATTTCAAAACAACTTGCTAATTACATCAAGTTTGTTAAAAAGAGAATGGTATAA